From the genome of Streptomyces sp. NBC_01317, one region includes:
- a CDS encoding 3'-5' exonuclease, producing the protein MTRWYEGPLAAFDTETTGVDVEGDRIVSAALVVQDVAGARPRVTRWLIDPGVPVPPAATEIHGLTDDFLHRNGRWPAPAVEEMARALAEQCAAGRPLVVMNAPFDLTLLDRELRRHRASSLGRHLENVPLCVLDPRVLDKHLDRYRKGRRTLTDLCVQYGVELEGAHDAAADALASLELVRAVGRRFASRMERLSAAELHALQAVWHAAQARGLQAWFSRNGTEESVDPAWPLRPEVPAAAA; encoded by the coding sequence ATGACGCGTTGGTACGAGGGCCCGCTGGCCGCATTCGACACGGAGACGACGGGAGTGGACGTCGAGGGGGACCGGATCGTTTCGGCCGCCCTGGTCGTCCAGGACGTGGCGGGGGCGAGGCCCCGCGTGACACGGTGGCTGATAGACCCGGGGGTGCCGGTGCCTCCCGCCGCCACCGAGATACACGGTCTGACGGACGACTTCCTGCACCGCAACGGGCGGTGGCCGGCGCCGGCGGTGGAGGAGATGGCGCGGGCGCTGGCCGAGCAGTGCGCGGCGGGCCGGCCGCTGGTGGTGATGAACGCGCCGTTCGATCTGACTCTGCTGGACCGGGAGTTGAGGCGCCACCGGGCGTCGTCGCTGGGGCGGCATCTGGAGAACGTGCCGCTGTGCGTGCTGGATCCGCGGGTGCTGGACAAGCACTTGGACCGCTATCGCAAGGGCCGCCGTACGCTCACGGATCTCTGCGTCCAGTACGGCGTGGAGCTGGAGGGCGCCCATGACGCGGCGGCCGACGCGCTGGCGTCGCTGGAGCTGGTACGGGCGGTGGGGCGGCGGTTCGCCTCGCGGATGGAGCGGCTGTCGGCGGCGGAGCTGCACGCGCTCCAGGCGGTGTGGCACGCGGCGCAGGCGCGGGGGTTGCAGGCGTGGTTCTCGCGCAACGGCACGGAGGAGTCGGTGGACCCCGCGTGGCCCCTGCGACCCGAGGTGCCCGCGGCGGCGGCCTGA
- a CDS encoding SCO7613 C-terminal domain-containing membrane protein has translation MTQVLRPDQELVILDQELARLDARKGQLLLRRSYLVSLLAAAGPSAGWGSGWASPGGQGAAPGARRAGTSQPGAQHVLLTLGGVLLAIAAVAFTLVSWGEMGITGRSAVLGAVTVLALSVPALLVRRGLGATAEAVAALALVLTVLDAYGLYATALSGTPPLGYVAGAAAVLAALWAGYGLAVGGLRVPLPAAVVAAQLPLPLGVSAAGAPVTATAWALWVTAALDVAVVVWAKPAPVRGFAAAGAGVVGAPALLTGCELSLTAGSPVAAAGPGVLLLAGAALGLFAALRLPGGAVGCAGVAGLAVIAAVGGVLRPGVPDSWAVPAYVLGAVALAAATVLVPGVRMRLPRPVVRGLVGVAGGVGAFSVVWALPLVAVALGGALRLLADVWSGAPERARTVAGTDFPWSGLTTAPLVLLMVAGALGVAYGRMRGSVPATAGASGAETATGTASRTASGSDRVRAALLSGVVALVWAALLVLPLALDLGFGAALVVPVVLTALALTLVLLPGRIGVSPQGPVAVTALCCALAGGAGAALLSLATRPATVTVLAALALLHAGTAVTLEYAGRREAATRAVPVPLRVLVQAVLGCVAVVYATGLVVAAGAAAGLSAAGVAVLVLVVPALVALLGAWLRLHPVAAPVEIAGACVGPLALVLALGRALVLALVLALCGVIAAGTAVRAERRAVAGYVAAGLFVLASWVRLAASGVGAPEAYTLPVTVLALAVGLLRRRRDPEASSWTAYGPGLAATLLPSLVAVWGDPHWARPLLLGLGALAVTLAGARLRLQAPLVLGGAVLALVGLHELAPYVVQVVGALPRWLPPALAGLLLLAVGATYEHRLRDARRLRDGLSRLR, from the coding sequence ATGACACAGGTGCTACGGCCCGACCAGGAGCTGGTGATCCTCGACCAGGAGCTGGCCCGACTCGACGCGCGCAAGGGGCAGTTGCTGCTGCGCAGGTCCTACTTGGTGAGCCTGCTGGCGGCGGCCGGGCCGTCAGCGGGGTGGGGATCGGGGTGGGCGTCGCCCGGTGGGCAGGGCGCCGCCCCCGGCGCGCGGCGGGCCGGGACGTCCCAGCCGGGGGCGCAGCACGTGCTGCTGACGCTGGGCGGGGTACTGCTGGCGATCGCGGCCGTCGCCTTCACGCTGGTCAGCTGGGGCGAGATGGGGATCACCGGCCGCTCGGCGGTGCTGGGTGCGGTGACGGTCCTGGCGCTCTCGGTGCCCGCGCTGCTGGTCCGCAGGGGGCTGGGCGCGACGGCGGAGGCGGTGGCCGCGCTCGCGCTGGTGCTGACGGTCCTGGACGCGTACGGCCTGTACGCGACGGCGCTGTCCGGCACGCCGCCCCTGGGGTACGTTGCGGGGGCGGCGGCCGTACTGGCCGCGCTGTGGGCGGGGTACGGGCTGGCTGTCGGCGGGCTCCGCGTTCCGCTGCCCGCGGCTGTGGTGGCCGCCCAACTCCCGCTGCCGCTGGGGGTGTCGGCGGCGGGAGCGCCGGTGACGGCGACGGCCTGGGCGTTGTGGGTGACGGCCGCGCTGGACGTGGCGGTGGTGGTGTGGGCGAAGCCGGCGCCGGTACGGGGCTTCGCGGCGGCGGGCGCGGGGGTGGTCGGGGCGCCGGCGCTGCTGACGGGCTGCGAGCTGTCGCTGACGGCGGGGTCGCCGGTGGCCGCGGCCGGGCCCGGTGTGCTGCTGCTCGCGGGGGCGGCCCTGGGCCTGTTCGCCGCGCTGCGCCTGCCGGGTGGGGCCGTCGGGTGCGCGGGGGTGGCGGGTCTCGCGGTGATCGCGGCGGTCGGCGGGGTGCTGCGCCCGGGGGTGCCGGACAGCTGGGCGGTCCCCGCGTACGTGCTGGGCGCGGTGGCACTGGCGGCGGCGACGGTCCTGGTGCCTGGTGTACGGATGCGGCTGCCGCGCCCGGTGGTGCGGGGACTGGTCGGCGTCGCCGGGGGTGTGGGGGCGTTCTCGGTGGTGTGGGCGCTGCCGCTGGTGGCGGTGGCCCTGGGCGGTGCGCTGCGGCTACTCGCCGACGTGTGGTCGGGCGCGCCGGAGCGGGCGCGGACGGTGGCCGGGACGGACTTCCCGTGGTCCGGCCTGACGACCGCTCCCCTGGTGCTGTTGATGGTGGCCGGGGCGCTGGGGGTGGCGTACGGGCGGATGCGGGGGTCGGTGCCGGCGACGGCCGGGGCCTCCGGGGCGGAGACGGCCACCGGTACGGCCAGCCGTACGGCGTCCGGCTCGGACCGGGTGCGGGCCGCCCTGCTGTCCGGAGTCGTGGCGCTGGTGTGGGCCGCTCTGCTCGTCCTGCCGCTGGCGCTGGACCTCGGGTTCGGCGCGGCGCTGGTGGTGCCGGTGGTCCTGACGGCCCTCGCGCTGACGCTCGTTCTTCTCCCCGGCCGTATCGGGGTCTCCCCGCAGGGTCCGGTGGCGGTCACCGCCCTGTGCTGCGCCCTGGCCGGCGGGGCCGGAGCCGCGCTGTTGTCCCTGGCGACCCGGCCCGCGACGGTGACGGTGCTCGCGGCCCTGGCCCTTCTTCACGCGGGCACGGCGGTGACTCTGGAGTACGCGGGGCGGCGGGAGGCGGCCACGCGGGCGGTTCCCGTCCCGCTCCGGGTGCTCGTCCAGGCGGTGCTCGGCTGTGTGGCCGTCGTGTACGCGACCGGGCTGGTCGTGGCGGCCGGCGCGGCGGCGGGGCTGTCGGCCGCGGGGGTGGCGGTGCTGGTGCTCGTCGTACCGGCCCTGGTGGCGCTGCTCGGCGCGTGGCTGCGGCTCCACCCGGTGGCGGCGCCCGTCGAGATCGCCGGTGCCTGCGTGGGCCCGCTCGCCCTGGTCCTGGCGCTCGGCCGGGCCCTGGTCCTGGCGCTGGTGCTCGCCCTGTGCGGGGTGATCGCGGCCGGCACGGCGGTGCGCGCGGAGCGGCGGGCCGTGGCGGGGTACGTCGCGGCCGGGCTGTTCGTCCTGGCCTCCTGGGTGCGGCTCGCCGCCTCCGGGGTGGGGGCGCCCGAGGCGTACACGCTGCCGGTGACCGTCCTCGCGCTCGCCGTGGGCCTGCTGCGCCGCCGCCGCGATCCGGAAGCCTCGTCATGGACGGCGTACGGTCCCGGCCTGGCCGCCACGCTGCTGCCGAGCCTGGTGGCGGTCTGGGGCGATCCGCACTGGGCGCGGCCCCTGCTGCTGGGGCTGGGCGCGCTCGCGGTCACGCTCGCCGGTGCCCGGCTCCGGCTCCAGGCGCCGCTGGTGCTGGGCGGCGCGGTCCTGGCCCTGGTCGGGCTGCACGAGCTGGCACCGTACGTCGTGCAGGTGGTGGGCGCGCTGCCGCGCTGGCTGCCGCCGGCCCTGGCCGGACTGCTGCTCCTCGCGGTGGGGGCGACGTACGAACACCGTCTGAGGGACGCGCGCCGGCTGCGGGACGGCCTGAGCCGCCTGCGCTGA
- a CDS encoding DUF4365 domain-containing protein, whose protein sequence is MALAQPEPGGLLPERIAPLRGALATTACMETLQVGYLHAVAAAAGCSLSQPFPDTGIDWHVSHSSPGHAVDDEVTIKVQLKSTYQLAPHPAGPAFSFALDNAHLVKLARTPVSVHKILVVMIVPRTQDEWLRAGHDRLDLRHCCYWINLAGHPVTGRHRTTVRVPTARIFDDRALCEIMTRVGSGGRP, encoded by the coding sequence ATGGCTCTCGCGCAGCCCGAACCGGGCGGGCTGCTGCCCGAGCGGATCGCACCGCTGCGCGGAGCACTCGCCACCACCGCCTGCATGGAGACACTCCAGGTGGGCTACCTCCACGCGGTCGCCGCCGCGGCCGGCTGCTCACTCAGCCAGCCCTTCCCCGACACCGGCATCGACTGGCACGTCAGCCACAGCTCACCCGGCCACGCCGTGGACGACGAGGTGACCATCAAGGTCCAGCTCAAGAGCACCTACCAACTCGCCCCGCACCCGGCGGGCCCGGCCTTCTCCTTCGCCCTCGACAACGCCCACCTGGTGAAACTGGCCCGCACCCCCGTCTCGGTGCACAAGATCCTGGTCGTGATGATCGTGCCCCGCACCCAGGACGAATGGCTGCGCGCCGGGCACGACCGCCTCGACCTCAGACACTGCTGCTACTGGATCAACCTGGCGGGCCACCCCGTGACCGGCCGCCACCGGACGACCGTGCGGGTGCCCACCGCGCGCATCTTCGACGACCGGGCGCTCTGCGAGATCATGACCCGCGTCGGGTCGGGAGGGAGACCGTGA